In a genomic window of Erigeron canadensis isolate Cc75 chromosome 5, C_canadensis_v1, whole genome shotgun sequence:
- the LOC122601339 gene encoding uncharacterized protein LOC122601339 — MSTQLTNSSQITPVLSSHLPPLPPGRVFYRRNRNNVARTSAQEKGKEPMDSFQIPDLSREIPAGNSSQENNLDKTIKTNQEYNQAQFKILESRVFENRPLMTPRNLFSTTPTAPESAPINTSMPTATPNFGSNVPQNTHGQGANDNIAREFQKIKDMISSVPGFYNPIPEVKPASYLINRYGDRIANVEIPKKFQVPNMKPYDGTTDPQEHIALYLEKMETVPIPSNLKKACLCRSFGSTLSGSALKWLQSLPPLSINSFADLTNLFYSQFSRSRTFEKVTDDLYKIIQKPHESLRDFMTRFTKESLNIPKLDMLTAIQALQKGLHKGSKFQEDLIMTPCRNLDEAKAGQQDL, encoded by the exons ATGTCGACTCAACTAACTAATTCTTCGCAAATTACTCCTGTTCTTTCTTCTCATTTGCCTCCTCTACCTCCAGGACGTGTTTTTTATCGAAGAAACAGGAACAATGTTGCTCGAACTTCTGCCCAGGAAAAAGGAAAAGAGCCAATGGATTCATTCCAGATCCCAGACTTATCTAGAGAAATTCCGGCAGGAAACTCATCTCAGGAGAAT AATCTTGATAAGACAATTAAGACTAATCAAGAATATAATCAGGCACAATTCAAAATTCTTGAGTCAAGGGTTTTTGAAAACAGACCACTGATGACTCCTAGGAATTTGTTTTCAACGACTCCAACTGCTCCTGAGTCTGCTCCTATTAATACGTCGATGCCAACTGCGACTCCTAATTTTGGGAGTAATGTTCCGCAAAACACTCAT GGACAAGGAGCAAATGATAACATCGCTAGAGAATTTCAGAAGATTAAAGACATGATTTCGAGCGTTCCTGGATTTTACAATCCAATTCCTGAAGTCAAACCTGCGTCCTATCTAATCAACAGATATGGCGACAGGATTGCAAACGTAGAAATCCCGAAGAAATTCCAAGTTCCAAATATGAAACCATATGATGGAACCACTGACCCACAGGAGCATATCGCGCTGTATCTGGAGAAAATGGAAACAGTGccgattccatcaaatttgaaaaaagCTTGCTTATGCAGAAGCTTTGGATCGACACTATCTGGATCAGCTTTAAAATGGCTGCAGAGTTTGCCTCCtctatctattaattctttcgctgatttaacaaatttattttatagtcaATTTTCACGCAGTAGGACTTTTGAGAAAGTGACTGATgatctatataaaataattcaaaaaccgCATGAATCACTTAGAGATTTTATGACTAGATTTACAAAAGAATCTCTTAATATTCCTAAATTAGATATGTTGACCGCTATTCAAGCTTTGCAGAAAGGTCTCCATAAAGGATCTAAATTCCAGGAAGATCTCATAATGACGCCATGCAGAAATTTAGATGAAGCAAAAGCAGGGCAGCAAGATTTATAA